The DNA region GCGATTGTGCGACTGGCCTTGGCATCCTTGCCGGCAAACACCTGCATCGAATTCATCGCGCGCCGCTCGCGTTGCATGCCCTGTTCGAGCACGATGGTGGCATCCTTCCAGGCCTGCGCGCCGTCGTTGCGATTCTCCTGCATGACATTCATCGCGACTTGCACATCTTTCGCCAGGCGCTTGGCGCCTTGCGCAAAGGTTTCGCTTGCCAGCAGCGGCACATCGTCGCTTGCGGCAAAAGCCAGATAATAAGCCATGGCGCCGATGAGAAAATTATTCCGCCTAAGCTGTGAAGCATCGATGTTGTCGAGATCGTCGTCGGAAGAATGAATGAAATCATCGTGCCAGTTGATCAACGCCACAGCCGGCACGCCAATCGCGCCTTCCACGAAACAGCGATGATCCGAGGCGTCGAAATAAGGCACGAACGCGGCATTGTAATTATCCCGCGTGCCGCGCGTCGAGTACATCGGACGCGAATAGGGATGCGGCATGCCGCCCTGCCGGCCGGCGGCGAGATACGAGTTGTGCGTATGTATCAAAAACGTGCCAATGCTCTCGAACAGCGCATCGAGATAAGAGGTGCGCGAATGCGGCGCAAAGATCAAATGTTGAATGCGATTCCCCATCGACTGCTTTGCGCCCGACATGTCTTGATGCAGATTCACCAGCATTTTTTTCGGCTCTTCGGGGAAATCGCGGAAATAGCGATACTCGGAGTAAATTTCATCCGTCCACCAAAAGCGAATATCGCGCAACGGGCGCGGCATTTTGCCCTCGGCGATCAATTTGTTGAACACACGCGCCAGCTCGAGAATATTGCCGCAACCGCTGCCGTCGTCATTAGCCGAGCCTTGCTCTTCCTGCAAATGTGCGGTGATGATGATTTGCTGATCATGATGCGCCGTGCCGCGAATCCAGCCTTCGACAAAACCGGTGCGGCCCGGCTTGGGCGTGATGTCGGTATCGACTTTGGCCTTCACCACAACTTTACCGCCACGGGTGCGTTTGCCGGCGGCAAAATAATCCTGCATACCGTCGCTTGCGAGTATTTTGCGAAGGGTTTCACCTTTGCGCGGCGAAATTAAGAAAGCGAACGTGCCCGCTTTGCCTGCCGGCGGCTCATAGGGAATGCGGCTCCACGCAATCTGATCGGGATAATCCATCAGCGTTTTGTTTTCGGCAATGGCGTAACTCACGATACCGAGCGCGCCTTTTTCCCACACGGCCCGGTGAACGACTGCGCCAGGCGAGGCGCTGGTCAGTACAATTTTGCCTTTGACGTCGAGACTATCGAGAACCTTCGCAGAACCATCACCGATCCAAATCAATTCGGCTGTGACATTCGCGTCGCTGCTGCCGTCGGCGAGATGAACCGCGTGATCGGCCATGTCCGCCAGCTTCAATTCCACCGGTTCGATCATCCACAACTCCGCCGTGCGCGCGGTGTAATTCGGGCCTTGCCGCACTTGTTCCACAAAACGCACATCTTCCAAACCCGCTTCTTTCGCGGCTTGTATGACGTAATCCGCCGCCTTGAAATAACCTTCCATGCCCGAGTCGCGATGCCAATGCGAAAGCCAGCGAATATGCTCAAAGGCGCGATCGCCGGAAATCTCGTTTTGCAGCATGCGAATTTCATCATCGGAAAGAAAAGGTGTGGTTTGCGCAAACAAGGTTACGGTATTCCCACACAAAAAACACGCCAGCACAAACAACCTGGTGAGTTTGTTCACCGTCCGCCTCCTCATGAGTTAGAATTGAATTTGATTTTATCGCTTTGACACGACGCAAGCAACTTGCAGAGAGAATATGCTTAAATTTCTCCCCACACGATCTGACGATAGCTCACCGGATCCGTATCGCCTTCGGTGGAGATTAACAAAACTTTCGA from Cytophagia bacterium CHB2 includes:
- a CDS encoding M28 family peptidase codes for the protein MRRRTVNKLTRLFVLACFLCGNTVTLFAQTTPFLSDDEIRMLQNEISGDRAFEHIRWLSHWHRDSGMEGYFKAADYVIQAAKEAGLEDVRFVEQVRQGPNYTARTAELWMIEPVELKLADMADHAVHLADGSSDANVTAELIWIGDGSAKVLDSLDVKGKIVLTSASPGAVVHRAVWEKGALGIVSYAIAENKTLMDYPDQIAWSRIPYEPPAGKAGTFAFLISPRKGETLRKILASDGMQDYFAAGKRTRGGKVVVKAKVDTDITPKPGRTGFVEGWIRGTAHHDQQIIITAHLQEEQGSANDDGSGCGNILELARVFNKLIAEGKMPRPLRDIRFWWTDEIYSEYRYFRDFPEEPKKMLVNLHQDMSGAKQSMGNRIQHLIFAPHSRTSYLDALFESIGTFLIHTHNSYLAAGRQGGMPHPYSRPMYSTRGTRDNYNAAFVPYFDASDHRCFVEGAIGVPAVALINWHDDFIHSSDDDLDNIDASQLRRNNFLIGAMAYYLAFAASDDVPLLASETFAQGAKRLAKDVQVAMNVMQENRNDGAQAWKDATIVLEQGMQRERRAMNSMQVFAGKDAKASRTIAELAARMSLKERELKADLQAYYQQLFGASPQAIKLTPEEAAASRRVPANAASLDTYFDKRGKVSFKSDLHGLMVDEIYNFVDGKRSYYDIYKAVRAESLVAGSWYYGAVTLANVTGLLAAAVEAGALVVK